In a genomic window of Dyadobacter fermentans DSM 18053:
- the frr gene encoding ribosome recycling factor, whose translation MEEIELYLDDAKDTMDGAIKHLIIELGKIRAGKASPQMLEGLQIEYYGSMTPIQNVATINTPDARTLAIKPFEKKIINDIEKAIRNSNLGFSPSNDGEMIRISVPPLNEERRRELVKRAKNEIETAKINVRNIRQDANNSLRKLTKEGVSEDLVKSSEERVQKLTDSFVAKIEQIFSVKEKEIMEV comes from the coding sequence ATGGAAGAAATAGAATTATATCTGGACGACGCCAAGGATACGATGGACGGCGCAATCAAACACCTTATTATCGAATTGGGTAAAATCCGCGCCGGAAAAGCATCCCCGCAAATGCTGGAAGGTCTTCAGATCGAATACTATGGTTCAATGACGCCGATCCAGAACGTGGCGACGATCAACACACCTGATGCCAGAACGCTGGCTATCAAACCGTTTGAAAAGAAGATTATTAATGATATCGAAAAGGCGATCCGCAACAGCAACCTCGGCTTTTCACCTTCCAACGACGGCGAGATGATCCGCATTTCTGTTCCCCCATTGAATGAAGAGCGTCGTCGTGAGCTCGTGAAACGTGCTAAAAACGAGATCGAAACCGCAAAAATCAATGTTCGCAACATCCGTCAGGATGCGAACAACTCGCTCCGCAAGCTGACCAAGGAAGGCGTTTCCGAAGACCTGGTAAAATCCAGCGAAGAACGCGTTCAGAAACTGACCGACAGCTTTGTAGCTAAAATTGAGCAGATATTCTCCGTGAAGGAAAAGGAGATCATGGAAGTATAA
- a CDS encoding UDP-glucuronic acid decarboxylase family protein — protein sequence MKRVLITGAAGFLGSHLCERFLKEGMYVIGMDNLITGDMRNIEHLMPDPNFEFNHHDVTKYVHVPGELDYIMHFASPASPIDYLKIPIQTLKVGAMGTHNLLGLARAKKSRFIIASTSEVYGDPLVHPQTEDYWGHVNPIGPRGCYDEAKRYQEAITMAYHRYHGLETRIVRIFNTYGPRMRLNDGRVLPAFMGQALRGEDITVFGDGSQTRSFCYVDDLVEGIYRLLMSDYSLPVNIGNPKEITIGQFAEEIIKLTGTDQKVVYKPLPQDDPKQRQPDISKAKEILGWEPKVSREEGLRITYDYFRSLPKERLYEESNHRGFEGFSANK from the coding sequence ATGAAACGTGTTTTAATTACGGGAGCAGCAGGTTTCCTGGGTTCGCACCTCTGCGAGCGTTTTTTGAAGGAGGGAATGTATGTGATCGGGATGGATAACCTGATCACCGGCGATATGCGTAACATCGAACACCTGATGCCGGACCCGAACTTCGAGTTCAACCATCACGATGTGACCAAATACGTGCACGTACCGGGCGAGCTCGACTACATCATGCACTTCGCATCGCCCGCCAGCCCGATCGACTATCTGAAAATCCCTATCCAGACGCTCAAAGTAGGGGCAATGGGAACGCATAACCTGCTGGGATTGGCCCGTGCCAAAAAATCACGTTTCATTATCGCTTCCACTTCGGAAGTGTACGGCGATCCGCTCGTGCACCCGCAAACCGAAGATTACTGGGGCCACGTGAACCCGATCGGGCCGCGCGGCTGCTACGACGAAGCGAAACGTTACCAGGAGGCGATCACGATGGCTTACCACCGCTACCACGGTCTCGAAACCCGCATCGTCCGCATTTTCAATACTTACGGACCGAGAATGCGACTCAATGACGGACGGGTATTGCCGGCATTCATGGGTCAGGCGCTGCGCGGCGAGGACATTACCGTGTTCGGTGATGGTAGCCAAACCCGCTCGTTCTGCTATGTGGATGATCTGGTTGAAGGCATTTACCGCCTGTTGATGAGCGACTACTCGCTGCCTGTCAACATCGGTAACCCGAAAGAAATCACCATCGGCCAGTTTGCCGAAGAAATCATTAAACTGACGGGTACAGACCAGAAAGTGGTGTACAAACCGCTTCCGCAGGACGATCCAAAACAGCGCCAGCCGGACATTTCGAAAGCGAAGGAAATCCTCGGCTGGGAGCCGAAAGTTTCCCGCGAAGAAGGCCTCCGCATTACGTACGATTACTTCCGCAGCCTGCCGAAGGAGCGTTTGTACGAAGAGTCGAACCACAGGGGCTTCGAAGGTTTTTCAGCGAACAAGTAG